A window of Pseudomonas guangdongensis contains these coding sequences:
- the cmk gene encoding (d)CMP kinase codes for MIGLAPVVAIDGPSGSGKGTVCSRLARQLGWHLLDSGALYRLLALAATRHGIALDNEAALETLAANLDVQFVAAVEGLHGQRILLEGEEVGDELRTEQAGAGASQVAALPAVRSALLQRQRDFRVAPGLVADGRDMGTVVFSDAPLKVFLTASAEERARRRYLQLKDRVPGVTLSSLLEEIRVRDERDTQRAVAPLKPAHDALLLDSTALSIEQVLERILAEVAARGLAG; via the coding sequence ATGATCGGTCTGGCGCCGGTCGTCGCCATCGACGGGCCGAGCGGCTCGGGCAAGGGCACCGTCTGCAGCCGGCTGGCCCGCCAGCTCGGCTGGCACTTGCTCGACTCCGGCGCGCTGTACCGTCTGCTGGCGCTGGCCGCGACCCGTCACGGCATCGCCCTGGACAACGAGGCGGCGCTGGAGACCCTGGCCGCCAATCTCGACGTGCAGTTCGTCGCTGCGGTCGAAGGGCTGCACGGCCAGCGCATCCTGCTGGAGGGCGAGGAGGTCGGCGACGAGCTGCGCACCGAGCAGGCCGGCGCCGGCGCCTCGCAGGTCGCCGCCCTGCCGGCGGTGCGCAGCGCGCTGCTGCAGCGCCAGCGCGATTTCCGCGTGGCGCCCGGTCTGGTGGCCGACGGCCGCGACATGGGCACGGTGGTGTTCAGCGATGCGCCGCTGAAGGTATTCCTCACCGCCAGCGCCGAGGAACGCGCCCGGCGGCGCTACCTGCAGTTGAAGGACAGGGTGCCCGGTGTTACCCTGTCAAGTCTGCTAGAAGAGATACGTGTGCGTGACGAGCGCGACACGCAACGAGCTGTGGCTCCGCTGAAGCCGGCGCACGACGCCCTCCTGCTGGACTCCACCGCACTCTCCATCGAGCAGGTACTGGAGCGTATCCTCGCCGAAGTCGCAGCCCGCGGCCTGGCAGGATGA